One genomic window of Mycteria americana isolate JAX WOST 10 ecotype Jacksonville Zoo and Gardens chromosome Z, USCA_MyAme_1.0, whole genome shotgun sequence includes the following:
- the LOC142402595 gene encoding uncharacterized protein LOC142402595: MLLLLSLLPLLLLLQILLLLLLPHDNCFPRLSRYQPQMLKVRVLPFALGYWFT; encoded by the coding sequence ATGCTGCTGCTACTGTCACTTCTGCCGCTGCTGCTGTTGttacagattttgcttttgctcCTTCTACCGCATGACAATTGTTTTCCTCGTCTAAGCAGATACCAGCCTCAGATGCTCAAGGTGAGAGTCTTGCCTTTCGCTCTGGGCTATTGGTTCACTTAA